From Danaus plexippus chromosome 11, MEX_DaPlex, whole genome shotgun sequence, the proteins below share one genomic window:
- the LOC116765984 gene encoding protein Spindly: MDYSTISNKTNFTETEDITGGDLNEKYYLLRKQYENLSNNYDLIKQELHETKRSYQTALDIQSHLGAELESYQANEKKRCGEFTSRINTLQEELCALRLERSEIVERHANEVKKLETENKLLREEQETVTRSSPVRENHAETDELRVALSSAVSDANDAKASLDIAKSEIASWQLKVQELAVQIDEMRTAAEIRKEELTEAREHEASVLAELAEARALLHQIDSQDLKPHAAKGNSLFAEVDDKRQEMAKNLIQMKQTNSRLRRDLANKQAELDALLHEKQTIWEQQAGTAAHYDRELVENYESRITQLEGMCERQRREICRWFNKLAESTEEAWLPGVLEHLKTECENLRAEVLSRGAAQLASAAQVRDLRRKIALLTSTNTKLSPSISNGDRDDITLVKPVKFRQVDDVKKKVSFN, encoded by the exons ATGGACTATTCCACAATAAGTAACAAAACCAACTTCACGGAGACGGAGGACATAACTGGAGGTGAccttaatgaaaaatattacttgctTCGTAAACAATACGAAAATTTGTCAAATAACTACGACCTAATCAAACAAGAACTACACGAAACCAAACGAAGTTATCAAACCGCTCTTGACATCCAGAGCCATCTTGGAGCTGAATTAGAAAGTTACCAAGCCAATGAAAAGAAACGTTGTGGTGAATTTACATCCAGAATTAATACACTGCAGGAAGAATTGTGTGCATTGAGACTGGAACGTTCGGAGATTGTTGAACGGCATGCTAACGAAGTAAAGAAGTTGGaaactgaaaataaacttCTGAGAGAAGAACAGGAAACAGTGACCAGATCCTCACCAGTTCGAGAAAATCACGCAGAGACTGATGAATTACGTGTCGCATTATCGTCTGCTGTGTCAGACGCGAACGATGCCAAAGCAAGTTTGGATATTGCGAAATCAGAGATAGCTTCGTGGCAATTAAAGGTGCAAGAATTGGCCGTTCAGATCGACGAAATGCGCACCGCCGCAGAGATAAGGAAGGAGGAATTGACCGAAGCTAGAGAACACGAAGCTTCTGTACTCGCGGAGCTAGCCGAGGCGAGAGCACTCTTACATCAAATAGATTCACAAGACTTAAAACCACATG ctGCTAAAGGCAACTCATTGTTTGCGGAAGTGGATGACAAGAGACAGGAAATGGCCAAGAATTTGATACAAATGAAACAAACTAACTCCAGA ttaaGAAGAGATTTAGCAAATAAACAAGCGGAATTAGATGCTCTGCTTCATgagaaacaaactatatgGGAACAACAGGCCGGAACGGCTGCGCACTATGACAGGGAACTCGTTG AAAATTACGAGAGTCGCATAACTCAGTTGGAGGGTATGTGTGAGAGGCAGAGGAGGGAGATATGCCGATGGTTCAACAAGCTGGCCGAGTCCACCGAAGAGGCCTGGCTACCTGGAGTGTTGGAACATTTAAA AACCGAATGCGAGAACCTTAGAGCCGAAGTGCTCTCCCGCGGCGCCGCCCAGCTCGCGAGTGCGGCTCAAGTAAGGGACCTGCGAAGGAAAATCGCTCTACTGACATCCACAAACACTAAGCTCTCACCATCTATAAGCAATGGCGATAGAGACGATATTACCCTGGTCAAGCCGGTCAAGTTCCGACAGGTCGACGACGTTAAGAAAAAAGTGTcctttaattga